A window of the Tenacibaculum sp. MAR_2010_89 genome harbors these coding sequences:
- the secDF gene encoding protein translocase subunit SecDF: MQNKGLIKLFAILFGLVSLYQLSFTFFANKVESSAKEYAEKNVNGGSGRELAKLEKKYIDSVANKEVVNLGVAKYTYNDIRDKEMNLGLDLKGGINAILQVSVKDILIGLSNDSKNSVFNEALAKADEAQKDSQDDYIDLFYSQFEALSNGSVKLSDPSIFGTKALRDKIDFNKTNEQVKSTLQQEINTSINTAFEVLRSRIDKFGVVQPSIQRIGTSGRIQVELPGAKDIERVQKLLQSTAELQFWEVYTNADVIPYFVQANAKSIELLKDKTASATEQVKDTAKKGDDIDDLLGESKDSTNVEAQKMLFNFLSPNQSQVSSTVGYARVQDTAKVNELLNNKEIRALLPNNLRNAKFLWNYQSITPAKAADAPEDEEVAAIIALYAIKSNRNDKAPIEGDVIADAKQDYDQLSKPVVSMTMNGIGTKKWAKMTSDNVGKFVAVVLDDYVYTAPSVNAVISGGSTQISGGQMTVSEAQDIATVLKAGKLPAPARIIQSEVVGPSLGKESINASIWSFALAILLVLGWMVLYYGKAGLYANIALLVNILFIFGVLASFNSVLTLPGIAGIILTIGMSVDANVIIFERIKEGLTGGKSLATAVDEGFSIKGALSAIIDANITTLLTGVILYAFGTGPIKGFALTLMIGIATSLFTAIFITRLLVDGAVTKGTNLTFNTNISKNWFKNINIEFLKKRKLAYVISGAIIAFGLVSILTIGLKQGVDFKGGRSYIVRFDKPVKANEVAATLKNAFGTAPEAKTYGSENQLKITTVYKIDEEGRQVDEQVQSELYKGLKPYLGDTTYENFKPGFEKAGSGIMSYMKVEPTIADDIKQAALWAVIGSLIVVFLYILLRFRKVAFSIGAVVAVFHDVLVVLGVFSILYKVMPFDMEIGQSFIAAILTVVGYSLNDTVVIFDRIREYANNSTSFTAGLVDKALSSTLGRTINTSLTTLLVMLAIFFFGGDSIKGFMFALIIGVIVGTYSSLFVATPIMFDVAKKREKK, from the coding sequence ATGCAAAACAAAGGTCTTATTAAATTATTTGCTATTCTTTTTGGATTAGTAAGTTTATACCAATTATCATTTACATTTTTTGCCAACAAGGTAGAAAGCAGTGCAAAAGAATACGCTGAGAAAAATGTTAACGGTGGTAGTGGTAGAGAGTTAGCTAAGCTAGAAAAGAAATACATTGATAGTGTAGCAAATAAAGAAGTAGTTAATTTAGGAGTTGCTAAATACACCTATAATGATATCAGGGATAAAGAAATGAACCTTGGTTTAGATTTAAAAGGTGGTATTAATGCAATTTTACAAGTATCTGTTAAAGATATTTTAATAGGGTTATCAAATGACTCTAAAAACTCTGTATTCAATGAAGCTTTAGCAAAAGCTGATGAAGCACAGAAAGATAGCCAAGACGATTATATAGATTTATTTTATAGTCAATTTGAGGCTTTAAGTAACGGAAGTGTTAAATTAAGTGATCCATCAATTTTTGGAACTAAAGCACTACGTGATAAAATAGACTTTAATAAAACCAATGAACAAGTAAAATCGACTTTACAACAGGAAATTAACACGTCTATAAATACAGCTTTCGAAGTATTACGTAGCCGTATTGATAAATTTGGTGTAGTTCAACCAAGTATTCAACGAATTGGAACTTCTGGAAGAATTCAAGTAGAATTGCCAGGAGCTAAAGATATTGAGCGTGTACAAAAATTATTACAAAGTACAGCTGAATTACAGTTTTGGGAAGTATATACTAATGCTGATGTAATTCCATATTTTGTGCAAGCTAACGCTAAATCTATCGAGTTATTAAAAGACAAGACAGCTAGCGCTACTGAGCAAGTAAAAGATACTGCAAAGAAAGGTGATGATATTGATGATTTATTAGGAGAATCAAAAGACTCAACAAATGTTGAAGCTCAAAAAATGTTATTTAACTTTTTAAGTCCAAATCAATCGCAAGTTAGTTCTACAGTAGGGTATGCTAGAGTGCAAGATACTGCTAAAGTAAATGAATTGCTTAACAATAAGGAGATTAGAGCTTTATTACCAAATAACTTAAGAAATGCAAAGTTTTTATGGAATTATCAGTCAATTACACCTGCAAAAGCAGCTGATGCTCCAGAAGATGAGGAAGTTGCTGCTATTATTGCATTATATGCTATAAAATCTAATAGAAATGATAAAGCTCCTATTGAAGGAGATGTAATTGCTGATGCAAAACAAGATTATGATCAATTAAGTAAGCCTGTAGTGTCAATGACCATGAATGGAATTGGTACTAAGAAATGGGCTAAAATGACTAGTGATAATGTTGGTAAATTTGTTGCTGTTGTTTTAGATGATTATGTATATACTGCACCTTCAGTAAATGCAGTAATATCAGGAGGAAGTACTCAAATTTCAGGAGGTCAAATGACAGTTTCTGAAGCACAAGATATAGCAACAGTTTTAAAAGCTGGTAAGTTACCTGCACCTGCACGTATTATTCAATCAGAAGTTGTAGGTCCATCATTAGGTAAAGAATCTATTAACGCAAGTATATGGTCATTTGCCTTAGCTATTTTATTAGTTTTAGGATGGATGGTTTTATATTATGGTAAAGCTGGATTATATGCAAACATTGCATTATTAGTAAATATCTTATTTATTTTTGGTGTATTAGCATCATTTAATTCTGTATTAACATTACCTGGAATAGCAGGTATTATTTTAACAATAGGTATGTCGGTTGATGCCAACGTAATTATTTTTGAAAGAATTAAAGAAGGGTTAACAGGAGGTAAGAGCTTAGCTACCGCAGTAGATGAAGGGTTTAGTATTAAAGGAGCTTTATCTGCAATTATTGATGCAAACATTACAACGTTATTAACTGGTGTAATTTTATATGCTTTTGGTACAGGTCCAATTAAAGGATTTGCATTAACATTAATGATTGGTATAGCAACATCATTATTTACAGCTATTTTCATTACACGATTATTAGTTGATGGAGCTGTAACTAAAGGAACTAATTTAACATTCAATACTAATATTTCTAAAAATTGGTTTAAGAATATCAATATTGAATTTTTGAAGAAACGTAAGTTAGCTTATGTTATTTCTGGAGCTATCATTGCTTTTGGTTTAGTTTCTATTTTAACTATAGGATTAAAACAAGGAGTTGATTTTAAAGGAGGACGTTCTTATATTGTTCGTTTTGATAAGCCAGTAAAAGCAAATGAAGTAGCTGCTACTTTAAAGAATGCTTTTGGTACTGCTCCTGAAGCAAAAACGTATGGTTCTGAAAATCAATTAAAAATAACTACAGTTTATAAAATTGATGAAGAAGGAAGACAAGTTGATGAGCAAGTTCAAAGTGAATTATATAAAGGGTTAAAGCCTTATTTAGGTGATACTACTTACGAGAACTTTAAGCCTGGTTTTGAAAAAGCTGGTAGTGGTATAATGAGTTATATGAAAGTTGAACCAACAATTGCAGATGATATTAAGCAAGCTGCATTATGGGCTGTAATAGGTTCGTTAATTGTAGTGTTCTTATATATCTTATTGCGTTTTAGAAAGGTTGCCTTTTCTATTGGAGCAGTAGTAGCCGTATTCCATGATGTTTTAGTTGTATTAGGTGTGTTCTCAATTTTATATAAAGTTATGCCTTTTGATATGGAAATTGGACAATCATTTATAGCGGCAATACTTACAGTAGTAGGATATTCACTGAATGATACCGTGGTAATTTTTGATAGAATTAGAGAATATGCTAATAACAGTACTTCTTTTACTGCTGGTTTAGTTGATAAAGCATTAAGTAGTACGTTAGGAAGAACTATAAATACATCATTAACAACATTGTTAGTAATGTTAGCGATATTCTTCTTTGGAGGTGATAGTATTAAAGGATTTATGTTTGCATTAATTATAGGTGTAATTGTAGGTACTTATTCATCTTTATTCGTTGCAACTCCAATTATGTTTGATGTTGCCAAAAAAAGAGAGAAGAAATAA
- a CDS encoding adenylate kinase has translation MKITKLHDLYFKEFVSKNDIATIVKQLALQVKKDLPKDEVPLFIGILNGCFVFAADFVREFNGDCEISFVKLASYEGTNSSEKVKKLIGVNEDLSDRTVVILEDVIDTGTTLQEIYEIFKTKNLKELKIATLFFKPDVYKKELPIDYIGKSIDDAFIVGYGLDYNGYGRNLPAVYQLTTKPKMKNIVLFGPPGAGKGTQATVLKDKYNLVHISTGDVFRYNIKNGTELGILAKTYMDAGNLVPDEVTISMLKAEVEKNSDVNGFIFDGFPRTQSQAEVLDEFLAEKGERINGMVALEVSEDLLVERILERGKTSGRSDDTDESKIRNRFNEYNTKTAVLKDFYEDKGTYYGVNGVGSIEEITERLSDVFDTL, from the coding sequence ATGAAAATAACAAAACTCCACGATTTATATTTTAAAGAATTCGTTTCTAAAAACGATATAGCTACTATTGTAAAGCAATTAGCGTTACAAGTAAAAAAAGATTTACCTAAAGATGAAGTACCTCTTTTTATTGGTATTTTAAATGGTTGTTTTGTTTTTGCTGCTGATTTTGTAAGAGAATTTAATGGAGATTGCGAAATTTCTTTTGTTAAGTTAGCTTCTTATGAAGGAACAAATTCTTCAGAAAAAGTAAAGAAATTAATTGGAGTAAATGAAGATTTATCTGACCGTACCGTTGTGATATTGGAAGATGTAATTGATACAGGAACGACATTACAAGAGATTTACGAAATATTCAAAACCAAAAACTTAAAAGAATTAAAAATAGCAACGCTTTTCTTTAAGCCAGATGTATATAAAAAAGAGTTACCAATTGACTATATAGGAAAAAGTATTGATGATGCTTTTATAGTTGGTTATGGACTTGATTATAATGGTTACGGAAGAAATTTACCTGCTGTTTATCAGTTAACAACAAAACCTAAAATGAAAAACATCGTATTATTTGGCCCTCCAGGTGCAGGAAAAGGAACACAAGCTACAGTTTTAAAAGATAAATATAACTTAGTACATATTTCAACAGGAGATGTTTTCCGTTATAATATCAAAAATGGAACTGAGTTAGGGATTTTAGCAAAAACATATATGGATGCTGGAAATTTAGTTCCAGATGAAGTAACTATTAGTATGCTTAAAGCTGAAGTTGAAAAAAACTCAGATGTAAATGGGTTCATTTTTGATGGATTTCCAAGAACACAATCTCAAGCTGAAGTATTAGATGAGTTTTTAGCAGAGAAAGGAGAACGAATTAATGGAATGGTTGCTTTAGAGGTTTCTGAAGATTTATTAGTTGAGCGTATCTTAGAGAGAGGTAAAACTAGTGGAAGATCTGATGATACTGATGAAAGTAAAATCAGAAATCGTTTTAATGAATACAATACAAAAACAGCTGTATTAAAAGACTTTTATGAAGATAAAGGTACATATTATGGGGTAAATGGTGTGGGTTCTATTGAAGAAATCACAGAGCGTTTATCTGATGTTTTTGATACATTATAA
- the obgE gene encoding GTPase ObgE has product MTEGNFVDYIKVYASSGKGGKGSVHLHREKYITKGGPDGGDGGRGGHVIVRGDKTMWTLFHLKFKRHFKAEHGGHGSSSRSTGADGADIVIPVPLGTVFRDADTDEILFEVTEHDEDIILLEGGKGGRGNWHFKSSTNQAPRYAQPGIDGVEGWFRMELKILADVGLVGFPNAGKSTLLSVITAAKPKIADYAFTTLKPNLGIVEYRNHQSFVMADIPGIIEGASEGKGLGHYFLRHIERNSTLLFLIAADSDDIKKEYEILLNELRKHNPELLDKQRLLAISKCDMLDDELKEEIKQELPDGVDTLFISSVAQTGLMELKDTLWKMLN; this is encoded by the coding sequence ATGACCGAAGGAAATTTTGTCGATTATATAAAAGTTTATGCATCTTCAGGTAAAGGTGGTAAAGGTTCTGTTCATTTACACCGTGAAAAGTACATAACAAAAGGTGGTCCTGATGGAGGAGATGGAGGAAGAGGTGGTCACGTAATTGTGCGTGGAGATAAAACTATGTGGACACTTTTTCACTTAAAGTTTAAGCGTCATTTTAAAGCTGAACATGGTGGTCATGGAAGTAGTAGTAGAAGTACTGGTGCTGATGGAGCAGATATAGTAATACCTGTTCCTTTAGGTACAGTTTTTAGAGATGCTGATACTGATGAAATACTTTTTGAAGTCACTGAACATGACGAAGATATTATTTTATTAGAAGGAGGTAAAGGAGGAAGAGGAAATTGGCACTTTAAATCGTCAACAAATCAAGCACCTCGTTATGCTCAACCTGGAATTGATGGTGTCGAAGGTTGGTTTCGAATGGAACTTAAAATTTTAGCAGATGTAGGATTAGTCGGATTTCCTAATGCAGGAAAATCTACCTTACTTTCAGTAATAACTGCAGCTAAACCTAAAATTGCTGATTATGCTTTTACAACTTTAAAACCTAATTTAGGAATTGTAGAATATAGAAATCATCAAAGTTTTGTGATGGCTGATATTCCTGGTATTATTGAGGGAGCGTCAGAAGGTAAAGGGTTAGGGCATTATTTCTTAAGACATATTGAACGTAATTCTACTTTATTATTCTTAATAGCTGCTGATAGTGATGATATTAAGAAGGAATATGAAATTTTATTAAATGAACTTCGTAAGCATAACCCTGAGTTATTAGATAAGCAACGATTATTGGCTATTTCGAAATGTGATATGCTAGATGATGAATTAAAAGAAGAAATTAAACAGGAATTACCAGATGGGGTTGATACATTGTTTATTTCATCTGTAGCTCAAACTGGTTTAATGGAGTTGAAAGATACTCTTTGGAAGATGTTAAACTAA